A single region of the Neotabrizicola shimadae genome encodes:
- a CDS encoding COQ9 family protein, translated as MTETGDDPRARMMRTVLDHVPFDGWSDTTFRAAAGDAGVSLDLARGLFPRGAVDLAAAQHRRGDAEMAALLATEDLAAMRFRERVAHAVRLRLQVAGDREVVRRATALFALPNHAAEGARLIWGTADAIWTALGDTSRDVNWYSKRATLSAVYGATVLYWLGDDSPAHEATWAFLDRRIEDVMRIEKAKAAFRENPIGKALMNGPLKVLDRVQAPTGQDGLPGRVR; from the coding sequence ATGACCGAGACAGGTGACGACCCGCGCGCGCGGATGATGCGGACGGTGCTGGACCATGTTCCCTTCGACGGCTGGTCGGACACGACGTTCCGGGCAGCCGCCGGGGATGCCGGGGTGTCGCTGGACCTGGCGCGGGGGTTGTTCCCGCGTGGGGCCGTGGACCTGGCGGCGGCGCAGCACCGGCGGGGCGATGCGGAAATGGCCGCACTGCTGGCGACCGAGGATCTGGCGGCGATGCGGTTCCGCGAACGGGTCGCCCATGCGGTGCGTCTGCGGCTGCAGGTTGCGGGGGACCGAGAGGTGGTTCGGCGGGCCACGGCTTTGTTCGCATTGCCCAACCATGCGGCCGAAGGCGCGAGGCTGATCTGGGGCACCGCAGATGCGATCTGGACCGCACTTGGCGATACCTCGCGCGATGTGAACTGGTATTCGAAACGGGCCACCCTTTCGGCGGTCTATGGGGCCACGGTGCTGTACTGGCTGGGCGACGACAGTCCGGCGCACGAGGCGACCTGGGCCTTCCTTGACCGCCGCATCGAGGATGTGATGCGGATCGAGAAGGCCAAGGCGGCCTTCCGTGAAAACCCGATCGGCAAGGCCTTGATGAACGGGCCGTTGAAGGTGCTGGACCGGGTGCAGGCGCCGACGGGGCAGGATGGTCTGCCGGGGCGGGTGCGCTGA
- a CDS encoding winged helix-turn-helix transcriptional regulator, with protein MPASLPMEAECTPACPIAAASEILSGKWTTLIFRDLFRGTRRYSELQVSLAGISPRILAERLRMLEDQGLVHRKVIPTVPPRTEYTLTEKGRRIEPVLVAMAGFGQMLQEATLPEADRDGMASLEGMAGAGEGARLGATAE; from the coding sequence ATGCCCGCCAGTCTGCCCATGGAAGCCGAATGCACACCTGCCTGCCCCATCGCCGCGGCAAGCGAGATCCTGTCGGGCAAGTGGACGACTCTGATCTTCCGCGACCTCTTTCGCGGGACGCGGCGATATAGCGAGCTTCAGGTCTCGCTGGCGGGAATCAGCCCGCGCATCCTGGCGGAACGGTTGCGGATGCTGGAGGATCAGGGGTTGGTTCACCGCAAGGTGATCCCCACCGTTCCACCCCGCACCGAATACACGCTGACCGAGAAGGGCCGCCGAATCGAGCCGGTGCTGGTTGCCATGGCCGGGTTCGGCCAGATGCTGCAAGAAGCCACACTCCCCGAGGCCGACCGCGACGGCATGGCAAGCCTGGAGGGGATGGCGGGGGCCGGCGAAGGCGCTAGATTGGGCGCAACGGCGGAGTGA
- the rpsU gene encoding 30S ribosomal protein S21, with product MQVSVRDNNVEQALRALKKKLQREGVFREMKLKQHFEKPSVKKAREQAEAIRRARKLARKKAQREGAL from the coding sequence ATGCAGGTCAGCGTTCGTGACAACAACGTCGAACAGGCCCTCCGGGCTCTGAAGAAGAAGCTCCAGCGCGAAGGCGTCTTCCGTGAAATGAAGCTCAAGCAGCATTTCGAGAAGCCCTCCGTCAAGAAGGCGCGGGAGCAAGCCGAAGCGATCCGCCGTGCGCGCAAGCTCGCGCGCAAGAAGGCTCAGCGCGAAGGCGCTCTTTAA
- a CDS encoding transglutaminase-like domain-containing protein produces the protein MLIRYGYDITVDCAQDTPMISMMSVRDERLDDLRRQEAIVTTPSVPITAYRDQFGNTCRRFAAPAGLFSIRADAVIESKATPDPAFPEARETPIAHLPDQAILYLLGSRYCETDKLSQIAWDLFGQTAPGWARVQAICDFVHNHIRFDYMNARSTRTAYEAWQERTGVCRDFAHLAVAFCRCMNIPTRYVNGYLGDIGVPVTGPMDFAAWIEVFLDGRWHTFDPRNNMPRIGRIVVAHGRDAADVPLIHSFGPHVLKNFTVWTDEVPAA, from the coding sequence ATGCTGATCCGATATGGCTATGACATCACCGTCGACTGCGCGCAGGACACGCCGATGATCTCGATGATGTCGGTGCGCGACGAACGCCTCGACGACCTGCGACGGCAAGAGGCCATCGTCACCACGCCATCCGTGCCGATCACCGCTTACCGTGACCAGTTCGGCAACACCTGCCGGCGCTTTGCCGCGCCCGCCGGCCTGTTCTCGATCCGCGCAGATGCTGTCATCGAAAGCAAGGCCACACCGGACCCGGCCTTCCCCGAGGCGCGCGAAACGCCGATTGCGCATCTGCCGGACCAGGCGATTCTCTATCTCCTCGGCAGCCGGTACTGCGAGACCGACAAACTCAGCCAGATCGCCTGGGACCTGTTCGGCCAGACCGCACCGGGCTGGGCACGGGTGCAGGCAATCTGCGACTTCGTCCACAACCACATCCGCTTCGACTACATGAACGCCCGGTCCACACGCACGGCCTATGAGGCCTGGCAGGAGCGCACGGGCGTCTGTCGCGACTTCGCCCACCTGGCCGTGGCTTTCTGCCGCTGCATGAACATCCCCACCCGCTATGTGAACGGCTACCTGGGCGACATCGGCGTGCCCGTCACAGGCCCGATGGACTTCGCCGCCTGGATCGAGGTCTTTCTCGATGGCCGCTGGCACACGTTCGACCCACGCAACAACATGCCCCGCATCGGCCGCATCGTGGTGGCCCATGGCCGCGATGCCGCCGACGTGCCGCTGATCCACTCCTTCGGGCCGCATGTGCTGAAGAACTTCACCGTCTGGACCGACGAGGTTCCGGCCGCCTAG
- a CDS encoding Lrp/AsnC family transcriptional regulator, whose translation MSELDATDLRILTVLQKEGRVTNAELSERVNLSPSACHRRVQRLEEDGYIAAYVALLDARKMGRPTTVFVEITLQGQADELLEAFEKAVKRVPDVLECHLMAGTADYLLKILARDTEDFARIHRQYLTRLPGVAQMHSSFALRTVFQTTAISV comes from the coding sequence ATGAGTGAGCTGGACGCGACGGACCTTCGTATCCTGACGGTGTTGCAGAAGGAGGGGCGCGTCACCAACGCCGAACTGTCCGAACGGGTGAACCTGTCGCCCTCGGCCTGCCACCGCCGTGTGCAGCGGCTGGAGGAAGATGGCTACATCGCCGCCTATGTCGCCCTTTTGGATGCGCGCAAGATGGGGCGGCCGACCACGGTGTTCGTCGAGATCACCTTGCAGGGTCAGGCGGACGAGTTGCTGGAAGCCTTCGAGAAGGCGGTGAAGCGGGTGCCCGACGTGCTGGAGTGTCACCTGATGGCGGGGACGGCGGACTACCTCTTGAAGATCCTCGCCCGTGACACCGAGGATTTCGCCCGCATCCACCGCCAGTACCTGACGCGCCTGCCAGGCGTGGCGCAGATGCATTCGTCCTTCGCCCTGCGCACAGTGTTCCAGACCACGGCAATTTCGGTCTAG
- the ald gene encoding alanine dehydrogenase: MKIGCPKEIKPQEFRVGMTPDAAREAVAHGHHVFVETNAGTGAGFTDADYVAAGATILPTAEEVFATAEMIVKVKEPQAVERKRLRAGQVLFTYLHLAPDPEQTHDLLASGVTAIAYETVTDDRGGLPLLAPMSEVAGRLAPQVGAWTLQKANGGRGVLLGGVPGVSPAKVLVIGGGVVGTHAAKVAAGMGADVTVLDRSINRLRYLDDVFGGQFKNAYASAGNTIALAREADMIIGAVLIPGAAAPKLISKAQLKELKPGAALVDVAIDQGGCFETSRATTHQDPIYEVDGIMHYCVANMPGAVARTSTQALGNATMPFMLALADKGWKLACAEDRHLLAGLNTHAGKLTYAAVGAALGLPTIAATDALNI, translated from the coding sequence ATGAAAATCGGCTGCCCCAAGGAAATCAAGCCGCAGGAATTCCGTGTCGGCATGACGCCCGATGCCGCACGCGAGGCCGTGGCCCACGGCCATCACGTCTTTGTCGAAACCAACGCCGGCACGGGTGCAGGCTTCACCGATGCCGACTATGTCGCCGCCGGCGCCACGATCCTTCCCACCGCGGAAGAGGTCTTTGCCACCGCCGAGATGATCGTGAAGGTCAAGGAACCGCAGGCGGTCGAACGCAAGCGCCTGCGCGCCGGCCAGGTGCTGTTCACCTACCTGCACCTCGCGCCCGATCCCGAACAGACCCATGACCTGCTCGCCTCGGGGGTCACCGCCATTGCCTATGAAACCGTGACCGACGACCGGGGCGGCCTGCCGCTGCTGGCACCGATGTCCGAAGTCGCCGGCCGCCTTGCCCCGCAGGTCGGCGCCTGGACGTTGCAAAAGGCCAATGGCGGCCGCGGCGTGCTTCTGGGCGGCGTGCCCGGCGTATCGCCCGCCAAGGTGCTGGTCATCGGCGGCGGCGTGGTCGGCACCCATGCCGCCAAGGTCGCGGCGGGGATGGGCGCGGATGTCACCGTGCTGGACCGCTCGATCAACCGCCTGCGCTATCTGGACGACGTGTTCGGCGGCCAGTTCAAGAACGCCTATGCCAGTGCCGGCAACACCATCGCGCTCGCGCGCGAAGCCGACATGATCATCGGCGCCGTGCTGATCCCCGGTGCGGCAGCGCCCAAGCTGATCTCGAAGGCGCAGCTGAAGGAACTGAAGCCCGGCGCGGCGCTGGTCGATGTCGCCATCGACCAGGGCGGCTGCTTCGAGACCTCGCGCGCCACCACCCACCAGGACCCGATCTATGAGGTTGACGGCATCATGCACTATTGCGTGGCCAACATGCCGGGCGCCGTGGCCCGCACCTCGACCCAAGCGCTAGGCAACGCCACCATGCCCTTCATGCTGGCCCTGGCCGACAAGGGCTGGAAGCTCGCCTGCGCTGAGGACAGGCACCTTCTGGCCGGCCTGAATACCCATGCCGGCAAGCTGACCTACGCCGCCGTGGGAGCAGCACTTGGCCTGCCGACCATTGCGGCGACGGATGCGCTGAATATCTGA
- a CDS encoding protein-methionine-sulfoxide reductase heme-binding subunit MsrQ: protein MTILGYKPSTMILWIVLALPGLAMLPDLFGSDPRAFHRLLHPTGEFAARFMIIGMMASGLMLLFRGRAWPRWLVHHRRDIEVAAFVYAALHTVIYVIDRGTLDRIIEALPRTDIWTGWLAMALFVPLALTSNDAAQRWLRTGWKTLQRLAYPAAVLVLIHWAALHNWGSWPPAAVHFGPLIALWLYRLWYWNLRSRPGTPAAA from the coding sequence ATGACCATCCTCGGCTACAAACCCTCGACCATGATCCTCTGGATCGTCCTCGCGCTGCCCGGCTTGGCCATGCTGCCCGACCTGTTCGGCAGCGACCCGCGGGCCTTCCACAGACTTCTTCACCCCACCGGCGAGTTCGCCGCCCGTTTCATGATCATCGGCATGATGGCCTCGGGCCTGATGCTGCTGTTCCGGGGCCGGGCCTGGCCGCGCTGGCTGGTACACCACCGCCGCGACATCGAGGTCGCAGCCTTCGTCTATGCCGCCTTGCATACAGTGATCTACGTCATCGACCGGGGCACGCTGGACCGCATCATCGAGGCCCTGCCCAGGACCGACATCTGGACCGGTTGGCTGGCGATGGCTCTCTTCGTGCCGCTGGCTCTCACCTCGAACGACGCGGCGCAGCGCTGGCTGCGAACGGGATGGAAGACGCTGCAACGCCTGGCCTATCCCGCCGCCGTGCTGGTGCTGATCCACTGGGCCGCCCTGCACAACTGGGGCAGCTGGCCGCCCGCCGCCGTGCATTTCGGCCCGCTCATCGCGCTGTGGCTCTATCGCCTGTGGTATTGGAACCTGCGCAGCCGTCCCGGCACGCCCGCCGCGGCCTGA
- a CDS encoding calcium-binding protein: MAVIPGTTSIGTGVRYALAGPGDSIYVLTDNTVMSTDSTAIEADGSLMSVTVAGSVFGALTGISAGDDWVQDSGSSIRVLAGGSVSALAGGSGTAIRVLAGASTVYNEGSISGGYGILIGGSQGGENVVTNRGTISADISGVRQSSGSSDTLVLWNYGSITGLDADAASFSGEAAPGATSVIHNRGLMRGDILTGDGADSVDNRDGRVDGDISLGDGIDSFDNRGGTVTGVVHGDGGNDTFICNPGSAEILDGGDGIDLLDFRYGPGVRLALDESFDPAGSAAGDEFTGFEDVQGSRSDNDVILGNGVANQLFGNGGDDRLEGLSGNDMLNGGRGFDTLTGGTGNDRFRFHHVADAGDTITDFSSAAAGNNDSFSIVAAGFGGGLSAGGALSASQFQSRADNLAQDADDRFIFRTTDRTLWFDVDGSGAQGAVMVADLQAGAIVTPADLLLV; encoded by the coding sequence ATGGCGGTCATTCCGGGAACCACCAGCATCGGGACCGGTGTGCGTTATGCGCTCGCCGGTCCCGGCGACAGCATCTATGTGCTGACGGACAACACCGTCATGTCTACCGACAGCACAGCCATCGAGGCCGATGGCAGCTTGATGTCGGTGACGGTCGCCGGTTCCGTCTTCGGGGCCTTGACCGGCATCAGCGCCGGCGATGACTGGGTCCAGGACAGCGGCAGCAGCATTCGCGTGCTGGCGGGTGGCTCGGTGTCCGCCCTGGCTGGCGGCTCAGGCACGGCGATCCGTGTCCTTGCCGGCGCCTCGACGGTTTACAACGAGGGCAGCATCTCGGGCGGATATGGCATCCTGATCGGCGGAAGCCAGGGTGGCGAGAACGTGGTCACGAACCGGGGCACCATCTCGGCCGACATCAGCGGCGTGCGCCAGTCCTCCGGGTCGAGCGACACGCTGGTGCTGTGGAACTATGGCTCGATCACGGGGCTGGATGCGGATGCCGCGAGCTTCAGCGGCGAGGCGGCCCCCGGCGCCACGTCGGTCATTCACAACCGTGGGCTCATGCGCGGCGACATCCTGACCGGAGACGGCGCCGACAGCGTGGACAACCGGGATGGCAGGGTCGATGGCGACATCTCCCTTGGCGACGGGATCGACAGCTTCGACAATCGCGGCGGGACTGTGACGGGTGTCGTTCATGGCGACGGCGGCAATGACACCTTCATCTGCAATCCCGGATCGGCGGAAATCCTCGATGGCGGGGATGGCATCGACCTCCTGGACTTCCGGTATGGTCCCGGCGTGCGCCTGGCGCTGGACGAAAGTTTCGATCCGGCGGGCTCCGCGGCCGGCGACGAGTTCACCGGGTTCGAGGATGTCCAGGGGTCGCGCAGCGACAATGACGTGATCCTAGGCAACGGCGTTGCCAACCAGTTGTTTGGCAACGGGGGCGACGACAGGCTGGAGGGGCTCTCGGGCAACGACATGCTGAACGGCGGGCGCGGGTTCGATACCTTGACCGGTGGCACCGGGAATGACCGGTTCCGGTTTCACCACGTCGCGGATGCGGGTGACACGATTACCGACTTCAGCTCAGCGGCGGCCGGCAACAATGACAGCTTCTCCATTGTGGCGGCGGGCTTCGGAGGCGGGCTTTCGGCGGGCGGCGCGCTTTCGGCAAGCCAGTTCCAATCGCGCGCCGACAACCTGGCGCAGGATGCCGACGACCGGTTCATCTTCCGCACCACCGACCGGACATTGTGGTTCGATGTGGATGGCTCGGGCGCGCAGGGCGCGGTGATGGTTGCGGACCTGCAGGCCGGGGCGATCGTCACCCCGGCCGATCTACTGCTGGTCTAG
- the mscL gene encoding large conductance mechanosensitive channel protein MscL, with protein MRMLNEFKTFIARGNVFDLAVGIIIGAAFTAIVNSVVTDLINPFIGLIIGGIDFSNLYIVLKGNVPDGASLQTARDSGAAVFAYGAFLMAVINFLIIAWVVFLLVKAMNKAKETMLKKEAAEAAAEPPKGPTQEELLADIRDLLKARV; from the coding sequence TTGAGAATGCTGAACGAATTCAAGACTTTCATTGCGCGTGGCAACGTGTTTGACTTGGCGGTCGGGATCATCATCGGGGCGGCATTCACCGCCATCGTGAATTCGGTCGTGACCGACCTGATAAACCCGTTCATCGGTCTGATCATCGGCGGGATCGACTTTTCGAATCTGTACATCGTCTTGAAGGGCAATGTGCCGGACGGGGCCAGCCTGCAGACGGCGCGGGATTCCGGCGCGGCGGTTTTTGCCTACGGCGCCTTCCTGATGGCGGTGATCAACTTCCTGATCATCGCCTGGGTGGTGTTCCTGCTGGTCAAGGCGATGAACAAGGCCAAGGAGACCATGCTCAAGAAGGAAGCCGCCGAAGCGGCGGCCGAGCCGCCGAAGGGGCCGACGCAGGAGGAACTGCTGGCCGATATCCGCGACCTGTTGAAGGCGCGGGTCTGA
- a CDS encoding glutathione S-transferase N-terminal domain-containing protein has protein sequence MTALADFPITRRWPPRDAKAIQLYSLPTPNGIKVAVALEELGLPYDGHRIDFGKNDQFTPEFLSLNPNNKIPAIIDPEGPGGKPLTLFESGAILIYLAEKTGKLLPQANRYEVLQWLMFQMGGLGPMFGQLGFFHAFAGKEIEDPRPKERYRAEAERILKVLDKALEGRDWIAGDYSIADISIGPWLRTLRDFYKAGDITGWDSLKNVPAYLERFLARPAVQRGLTKPENA, from the coding sequence GTGACCGCCCTTGCCGATTTCCCGATCACCCGCCGCTGGCCGCCGCGCGATGCGAAGGCAATCCAGCTCTACTCCCTGCCCACCCCCAACGGCATCAAGGTCGCCGTCGCGCTGGAAGAGCTGGGCCTGCCCTATGACGGCCACCGCATCGACTTCGGCAAGAACGACCAGTTCACGCCGGAATTCCTGTCGCTGAACCCCAACAACAAGATCCCCGCGATCATCGACCCCGAAGGCCCCGGCGGCAAGCCGCTGACGCTGTTCGAAAGCGGTGCGATCCTGATCTACCTGGCGGAAAAGACCGGCAAACTCCTGCCCCAGGCCAACCGCTACGAAGTCCTGCAGTGGCTCATGTTCCAGATGGGCGGCCTTGGCCCCATGTTTGGCCAGCTTGGTTTCTTCCACGCCTTCGCCGGGAAAGAGATCGAGGATCCCCGCCCGAAGGAACGCTACCGCGCCGAAGCCGAACGCATCCTCAAGGTGCTGGACAAGGCGCTTGAAGGGCGCGACTGGATCGCCGGCGACTATTCGATCGCCGACATCTCCATCGGCCCCTGGCTGCGCACCCTGCGCGATTTCTACAAGGCCGGCGACATCACCGGCTGGGACAGCCTCAAGAACGTGCCCGCCTATCTCGAGCGCTTCCTCGCCCGCCCCGCCGTGCAGCGCGGCCTGACAAAGCCCGAGAATGCCTGA
- a CDS encoding L-threonylcarbamoyladenylate synthase has product MSETLMLSPDAAGVQRAAGLLQAGGLVALPTETVYGLAGDARSDLAVARIFEAKGRPRFNPLIVHVPDVAAAEAVAVLDDRARRLAAAFWPGPLTMVLPVRAEAGLSALVTAGLGSVAVRVPAHPLAQALLRALGGPLAAPSANPSGKVSPTTAAHVVEGLSGRIAAVLDGGPCAVGVESTILGLTGAAVLLRPGGVPVEALEAVLGESVALRDEAAAVTAPGQLASHYAPEARVRLEARTARPGEVWVGFGPDCAGAALTLSPSGDLVEAAARLFAVLREADRLAGPGGAIAFAPVPEAGLGRAINDRLGRAAAPRG; this is encoded by the coding sequence ATGTCCGAGACCCTAATGCTTTCTCCCGATGCCGCGGGTGTGCAGCGTGCCGCGGGCCTGCTTCAGGCGGGCGGGCTGGTCGCGCTGCCGACCGAGACGGTCTATGGCCTGGCGGGCGATGCGCGGTCGGATCTGGCGGTGGCGCGGATCTTCGAGGCCAAGGGGCGGCCGCGGTTCAACCCGCTGATCGTGCATGTGCCGGACGTGGCGGCCGCCGAGGCGGTGGCCGTGCTGGACGACCGGGCGCGGCGGCTGGCGGCGGCGTTCTGGCCGGGGCCCCTGACGATGGTGCTGCCGGTGCGGGCAGAGGCGGGGCTGTCGGCGCTGGTCACGGCGGGGCTGGGTTCGGTCGCGGTGCGTGTGCCGGCGCATCCGTTGGCGCAGGCACTGCTGCGGGCCCTTGGCGGGCCTCTGGCGGCGCCTTCGGCTAATCCTTCGGGCAAGGTCTCGCCCACCACGGCGGCGCATGTGGTCGAGGGGCTGTCTGGCCGCATTGCAGCGGTTCTGGATGGCGGGCCCTGCGCGGTGGGGGTGGAATCGACGATCCTGGGCCTGACCGGGGCGGCGGTTCTGCTGCGGCCCGGTGGCGTGCCTGTCGAGGCGCTGGAGGCGGTGCTGGGTGAGTCGGTGGCCCTGCGCGACGAGGCGGCGGCGGTGACGGCGCCGGGACAGCTGGCTTCGCATTATGCGCCCGAGGCGCGGGTTCGGCTGGAGGCGCGGACGGCGCGGCCGGGTGAGGTGTGGGTGGGGTTCGGGCCGGACTGCGCGGGCGCTGCGCTGACGCTTTCGCCATCGGGCGACCTGGTGGAAGCGGCGGCGCGGCTGTTCGCGGTTCTGCGCGAGGCGGACCGGCTTGCCGGGCCAGGGGGCGCCATCGCCTTTGCGCCGGTGCCCGAGGCCGGGCTGGGACGTGCGATCAACGACCGGCTGGGCCGCGCGGCGGCACCGCGAGGGTAG
- a CDS encoding acyl-CoA dehydrogenase codes for MPFRAPVADQHFILTHVAPLARVAETDRFCEASPELAAEVLASAGRLADEVLAPLNRTGDKTPARLENGIVRTPPGFAEAYRAIAEGGWVGMAASPAYGGMGLPMALTSAVGESFSGANLALQLNPLLAQGQIEALEHHASEALKALYIPRLASGEWTGTMNLTEPQAGSDVGALTTRAEPAPDGSFRVTGQKIYITWGDHDVAANVCHLVLARLPDAAPGTKGISLFLVPKFLPDAAGNPGARNSLRVVSLEHKLGLHGSPTCVMSFEGATGFIVGAAGKGMAAMFTMMNNARLGVAMQGVGIAEAATQAALAYAKERRQGATGRPGPGTIIDHADVRRMLATMRAETFSARALALDCAVAIDMGRATGEPHWLARGALLTPLAKAFGTDIGNEVAHMGIQVHGGMGFIEETGAAQFARDVRVTSIYEGTNGIQAMDLVGRKMADGGDAAFRLIDEVQKGAEAARAIHPDLAGDVWSAAETLRDGTETLLAQPMDDRFAGAVPYLRGFARVMSGHYHLKAALADPARLPLARVAIRRLLPEHAALLSAAREGADGLFAVSPEALEP; via the coding sequence TTGCCCTTCCGCGCGCCCGTGGCCGACCAGCACTTCATCCTGACCCATGTGGCGCCCCTGGCCCGCGTCGCGGAAACCGACCGCTTCTGCGAAGCCTCGCCCGAACTGGCCGCCGAAGTGCTTGCCTCCGCCGGGCGGCTGGCCGACGAGGTGCTTGCCCCCCTGAACCGCACCGGCGACAAGACCCCTGCCCGGCTGGAAAACGGCATCGTCCGCACGCCGCCGGGCTTCGCCGAAGCCTACCGCGCCATTGCCGAAGGCGGATGGGTCGGCATGGCGGCCTCGCCCGCATATGGCGGCATGGGCCTGCCCATGGCACTGACCTCCGCCGTTGGCGAGAGCTTTTCCGGCGCCAACCTTGCGCTGCAATTGAACCCGCTCCTGGCCCAGGGCCAGATCGAGGCGCTGGAACACCACGCCTCCGAAGCGCTGAAGGCGCTCTACATCCCCCGCCTCGCCAGCGGGGAATGGACGGGCACGATGAACCTGACCGAACCGCAGGCGGGCAGCGACGTTGGCGCGCTGACCACACGGGCCGAACCCGCGCCCGATGGCAGCTTCCGCGTCACCGGACAGAAGATCTACATCACCTGGGGCGACCATGACGTCGCCGCCAACGTCTGCCACCTCGTGCTGGCCCGCCTGCCCGATGCCGCGCCGGGCACGAAGGGCATCTCGCTCTTCCTCGTGCCGAAATTCCTGCCCGATGCCGCGGGCAACCCCGGCGCGCGCAACAGCCTTCGTGTCGTCAGCCTGGAACACAAGCTGGGACTCCACGGCTCGCCCACCTGCGTGATGAGCTTCGAGGGCGCCACCGGCTTCATCGTGGGCGCCGCTGGCAAGGGCATGGCAGCGATGTTCACCATGATGAACAACGCCCGCCTCGGCGTCGCGATGCAGGGCGTGGGCATCGCCGAAGCCGCCACCCAGGCAGCACTGGCCTATGCAAAAGAGCGCAGGCAGGGCGCAACGGGACGCCCCGGCCCCGGCACCATCATCGACCATGCCGACGTGCGCCGAATGCTCGCCACCATGCGCGCCGAAACCTTCTCGGCCCGCGCCCTCGCGCTCGATTGTGCCGTGGCCATCGACATGGGCCGCGCCACGGGCGAGCCGCACTGGCTGGCCCGTGGCGCTTTGCTCACCCCGCTCGCCAAGGCCTTCGGCACCGACATCGGAAACGAGGTGGCGCATATGGGCATCCAGGTGCACGGCGGCATGGGCTTCATCGAGGAAACCGGCGCCGCCCAGTTCGCCCGCGACGTGCGCGTCACCTCGATCTATGAAGGCACGAACGGTATCCAGGCCATGGACCTTGTGGGCCGCAAGATGGCGGATGGGGGCGACGCCGCCTTCCGCCTGATCGACGAGGTCCAGAAGGGCGCCGAGGCCGCCCGCGCCATCCATCCCGACCTGGCCGGCGATGTCTGGTCCGCTGCCGAAACCCTGCGCGACGGCACCGAAACCCTTCTGGCGCAGCCGATGGACGACCGCTTCGCAGGCGCCGTCCCCTATCTGCGCGGCTTTGCCCGCGTGATGTCGGGGCATTATCACCTGAAGGCCGCGCTGGCCGATCCCGCGCGCCTGCCGCTGGCCCGCGTGGCGATCCGGCGGCTCCTGCCCGAACATGCGGCATTGCTTTCGGCAGCACGCGAAGGCGCAGATGGCCTCTTCGCCGTCTCGCCCGAGGCGCTGGAGCCATGA
- a CDS encoding MBL fold metallo-hydrolase gives MTAGAEGEAGILHPFTEAPAEAAAIEVAESVLWFRLPLPMALDHVNVYALKDADGWTVIDTGLLSKRGTALWQALLDGPLAGAPVRRVLVTHHHPDHIGMAGWFHAQGAQLLIPRTAWLYARMLTLDVQPLPPPETVAFWRGAGMPADMLADRSQSRPFNFADIVAPMPLGFTRIAEGDILTLGNRRWQVRMGDGHAPEHATLWSLDDNLILGGDQFLPGISPNIGVYPTEPDADPLDDWLRTTRAFRPLALDSHLVLPGHKLPFTGLPLRLRQMEENHTAALPRLLDHLSEPRTAADCFPILFRRPIGPAEFPLAMAESVAHLNHLLHRGQVSRTLSEDGAWLWTRSD, from the coding sequence ATGACCGCCGGGGCCGAGGGCGAAGCCGGCATCCTGCATCCGTTCACCGAAGCCCCCGCCGAGGCCGCGGCCATCGAAGTTGCAGAGTCTGTGCTCTGGTTCCGCCTGCCCCTGCCGATGGCGCTGGATCATGTGAACGTCTATGCGCTCAAGGATGCCGATGGCTGGACCGTCATCGACACCGGCCTTCTCTCGAAGCGCGGCACCGCCCTGTGGCAGGCACTTCTCGATGGCCCGCTGGCCGGGGCGCCAGTGCGGCGCGTGCTCGTCACCCATCACCACCCCGACCACATCGGCATGGCCGGCTGGTTCCATGCACAGGGCGCCCAGCTTCTGATACCCCGCACCGCCTGGCTTTACGCCCGGATGCTGACGCTGGATGTCCAGCCTCTGCCCCCGCCCGAAACCGTGGCCTTCTGGCGCGGCGCCGGAATGCCAGCCGACATGCTGGCCGACCGCAGCCAGAGCCGGCCGTTCAACTTCGCCGATATCGTGGCGCCGATGCCGCTTGGCTTCACCCGCATCGCCGAGGGCGACATTCTCACCCTTGGCAACCGGCGCTGGCAGGTGCGCATGGGCGACGGTCACGCCCCCGAACATGCGACGCTCTGGTCGCTGGACGACAACCTCATCCTCGGTGGCGACCAGTTCCTTCCCGGCATATCGCCCAACATCGGCGTCTATCCCACCGAACCGGACGCCGACCCGCTCGACGACTGGCTCCGCACCACCCGCGCCTTCCGGCCGCTCGCGCTGGACAGCCATCTCGTCCTGCCCGGCCACAAGCTGCCCTTCACCGGCCTGCCTCTGCGCCTGCGCCAGATGGAGGAAAACCACACCGCCGCCCTGCCCCGGCTGCTGGACCACCTGAGCGAACCGCGCACGGCGGCCGACTGCTTCCCCATCCTCTTCCGCCGCCCGATCGGACCGGCCGAGTTTCCGCTGGCCATGGCCGAATCCGTGGCCCACCTGAACCACCTCTTGCACCGGGGCCAGGTTTCGCGGACCCTTTCCGAAGATGGCGCCTGGCTCTGGACGCGCTCAGACTGA